The following coding sequences are from one Clostridioides difficile ATCC 9689 = DSM 1296 window:
- a CDS encoding glycerophosphodiester phosphodiesterase, whose translation MQKRILRNFIFTGKNILNKLVFIIKYNFSTLILFELFHKGLALFFIWPSIRYIFDILIKSLHIVYLNMDNFIKVLTNPMSIVLIILSVIILAFYAFFEFTSVIICLNKSIKYEKIGLFELFKISFENSIKLLYPKNILLFIFVILIIPLVNTVLISGFIGKIQIPEYILDYIKSDIILNIIYMIFLLIIYISVIRWIFSIHEITLNTENFKRARKESVNLIKGKIIRTIIYSLILSLVVAIIGYAIYHSGIIFIGIWTKYCTDMEFLKNVFINRCIAFEEYFRLILSIFIFILDIGFISATYYQYKGVSISKNNIKKEKKSISKIVFNLVLILLISYIESVAFSSHINGMFNTSFSFYTTAIAHRAGAEMAPENTLAAIKEASHAKADYAEIDVQEAKDGELIVLHDSNFKRTTGVDKNVWDVNYNEVKTYDAGSFYYYGKGYYDEKFVGEKIPTLKEMIKYSKGKVKLLIEIKLNGHEKGDVVKKVVQLIKENNFENQCIVASMDKTILQKVKKLDENLLTCYFMAIAYGDFSKLNYVDMYGIESTFVNKTVVEKIHKMNKKIFVWTVNSDSLIEKMLDLNVDSIITDNPYLIESAIYWKKNGFISQVSDYLF comes from the coding sequence ATGCAAAAGAGAATTTTAAGAAATTTTATATTTACGGGTAAAAATATTTTAAATAAACTTGTTTTTATAATAAAATATAATTTTAGTACATTAATTTTATTTGAATTATTTCATAAAGGATTAGCCTTATTTTTTATATGGCCATCTATTAGATATATATTTGATATTTTAATAAAAAGTTTACATATAGTCTACCTAAATATGGATAATTTTATAAAAGTTTTGACCAATCCCATGTCAATAGTTCTGATAATACTATCAGTTATAATACTAGCTTTTTATGCATTTTTTGAATTTACCTCTGTAATTATTTGTTTAAATAAATCGATAAAATATGAAAAAATAGGGTTATTTGAACTCTTTAAAATATCATTTGAGAACTCTATAAAATTGTTATATCCTAAAAATATACTATTATTTATATTTGTGATATTAATAATTCCATTAGTAAATACAGTTTTAATTTCAGGGTTTATAGGAAAAATACAAATACCAGAGTACATACTAGATTATATAAAGTCTGATATAATTTTAAATATAATCTATATGATTTTTCTTTTAATAATATATATTTCGGTTATTAGATGGATTTTTAGCATTCATGAGATAACTTTAAATACAGAAAATTTTAAAAGAGCAAGAAAAGAAAGTGTTAATCTTATAAAGGGAAAGATTATAAGAACAATTATTTATTCATTAATATTATCTTTAGTAGTAGCTATTATTGGATATGCGATTTATCATAGTGGAATTATATTTATAGGCATATGGACTAAATATTGTACTGATATGGAATTTTTGAAGAATGTATTTATAAATAGATGTATTGCATTTGAAGAATATTTTAGATTGATTTTATCAATATTCATTTTTATATTGGACATTGGATTTATCTCAGCAACTTATTATCAATATAAAGGAGTAAGTATTTCTAAAAATAATATTAAAAAAGAGAAAAAATCTATATCAAAAATTGTTTTTAATTTAGTATTAATATTATTGATTTCTTATATAGAGTCAGTTGCATTTTCTTCACATATAAATGGTATGTTTAATACGTCATTTTCATTTTATACAACAGCAATTGCTCATAGAGCAGGAGCTGAAATGGCTCCAGAGAATACTTTGGCAGCAATAAAAGAAGCTTCACATGCTAAAGCTGATTATGCAGAAATAGATGTTCAAGAAGCTAAAGATGGAGAACTTATTGTACTTCATGATTCAAACTTTAAGAGAACTACAGGAGTAGATAAAAATGTTTGGGATGTAAATTATAATGAAGTAAAGACATATGATGCGGGAAGCTTTTATTATTATGGAAAAGGTTATTATGATGAAAAGTTTGTTGGGGAAAAGATACCAACACTCAAAGAAATGATAAAATATTCTAAAGGTAAGGTGAAATTATTAATAGAAATAAAACTTAATGGACATGAAAAGGGAGACGTAGTAAAAAAAGTTGTTCAGTTAATTAAAGAAAATAATTTTGAAAATCAATGTATAGTTGCATCTATGGATAAAACTATATTACAAAAAGTAAAAAAACTGGATGAGAATTTATTGACATGCTATTTTATGGCAATTGCATATGGTGATTTTTCAAAGTTAAATTATGTTGATATGTATGGAATTGAATCAACTTTTGTTAATAAAACAGTAGTAGAAAAGATTCATAAAATGAACAAAAAAATCTTCGTTTGGACTGTTAATAGTGACAGTTTAATTGAGAAAATGCTTGACCTAAATGTAGATAGTATTATTACAGATAATCCATACCTTATAGAGAGTGCAATTTATTGGAAGAAAAATGGATTTATTAGTCAAGTGTCAGATTATTTATTTTAA
- a CDS encoding sugar O-acetyltransferase, whose translation MTEREKMLAGELYDCGDIELLTQWHKAKDLVRDYNQTDSSDLEKKEKILNELLGGKGKNLWITAPYYVDYGNNIYFGNNCEVNMNCTFLDDNKIIIGDNALIAPNVQIYTAFHPTNAGDRFGNAKEDGSFEFCKTQTAPVTIGDNVWIGGGAIIMPGVTIGDNVVIGAGSIVTKDIPSNMIAYGNPCRIIRENK comes from the coding sequence ATGACAGAGCGAGAAAAAATGTTGGCAGGAGAACTTTACGATTGTGGTGATATTGAGTTGTTAACTCAATGGCATAAAGCAAAAGACCTAGTAAGAGATTATAACCAAACAGATTCCTCGGATTTGGAAAAAAAAGAAAAAATATTAAATGAGTTACTTGGTGGTAAGGGTAAAAACTTATGGATTACTGCACCGTATTATGTAGATTATGGAAATAATATTTATTTTGGAAATAATTGTGAAGTCAATATGAATTGTACGTTTTTAGATGATAATAAAATTATCATTGGGGATAATGCACTAATCGCACCAAACGTACAAATATATACTGCATTTCATCCAACTAATGCTGGTGATAGATTTGGTAATGCCAAAGAAGATGGTTCATTTGAATTTTGTAAAACTCAAACAGCTCCAGTTACTATTGGAGATAATGTTTGGATTGGCGGGGGTGCTATTATCATGCCAGGTGTTACTATTGGAGATAATGTAGTTATAGGTGCAGGAAGTATTGTTACAAAAGATATTCCAAGTAATATGATTGCATACGGAAATCCATGCCGTATTATTCGAGAAAATAAATAA
- a CDS encoding amidohydrolase family protein — protein sequence MLKVLKGNIIFTKTSETFTVFENSYIILEKGKVKGIFKEIPKEYKNLKVVDYTDKLIIPGMNDLHAHASQFKNLGMAMDKELLPWLETYTFPEESNYKDIEYATKMYKKFVKELWKSGTTRIAVFATVHKEASMKLMDIFKEVGLGAYVGKVNMNMNCPDTLLENTQDSITDTEEIINKYSDTDSIVKPIITPRFIPSCTSELLKGLGDLCLKYNIPIQSHLSENYDEIEWVRSLEPESKFYGDAYNRYNLFGQTPTLMAHCVHCSQDEIDLMRENNVMAVHCPASNFNVGSGAMPIRKLIDNNIRLALGSDISGGHTLSIFKAMVSAIQLSKLYWVNSGKKYNFLSLSEAFYIATKSGGSFFGKVGSFEEGYDFDALIIDDSNLNHDNYSILERLERFIYVGDDRNIIHRYVCGKLIEEPNI from the coding sequence ATGTTAAAAGTATTAAAAGGAAATATAATTTTTACAAAAACTTCAGAAACTTTCACAGTATTTGAAAATAGTTATATTATACTGGAAAAAGGTAAAGTAAAGGGAATATTTAAAGAGATACCTAAGGAATACAAAAACCTAAAAGTAGTAGATTACACTGATAAGCTTATAATACCTGGTATGAATGACCTCCATGCCCATGCCTCTCAATTTAAAAATCTTGGAATGGCTATGGATAAAGAGCTTTTGCCATGGCTTGAAACTTATACATTTCCAGAAGAATCAAATTATAAAGATATAGAATATGCAACAAAAATGTATAAAAAATTTGTAAAAGAACTTTGGAAATCTGGAACTACAAGAATAGCAGTGTTTGCAACAGTACATAAAGAAGCCTCTATGAAACTTATGGATATATTCAAAGAAGTTGGTCTTGGAGCATACGTTGGTAAAGTAAATATGAATATGAATTGCCCTGATACTTTATTAGAAAACACTCAGGATTCTATTACTGATACAGAAGAAATTATAAATAAGTATAGTGATACAGATTCTATTGTAAAACCAATAATAACACCTAGATTTATACCAAGCTGTACAAGTGAACTTTTAAAAGGTTTAGGAGATTTATGTTTAAAATATAATATTCCTATTCAATCACACTTATCTGAAAATTATGATGAGATTGAATGGGTTAGAAGTCTAGAACCTGAATCTAAATTCTATGGAGATGCATATAATAGATATAATTTATTTGGTCAAACTCCTACTTTAATGGCTCATTGTGTTCATTGTTCTCAGGATGAAATAGATTTAATGAGAGAAAATAATGTTATGGCAGTTCACTGTCCAGCTTCTAACTTTAATGTTGGTAGTGGTGCTATGCCTATCAGAAAATTAATCGATAATAATATTAGATTAGCACTTGGATCAGATATAAGCGGTGGACATACATTGTCAATATTTAAAGCAATGGTATCTGCAATACAATTATCTAAATTATATTGGGTTAATTCTGGTAAGAAGTATAATTTCTTATCTTTATCTGAGGCTTTTTATATTGCAACCAAAAGTGGTGGAAGTTTCTTTGGAAAAGTTGGTAGCTTTGAAGAAGGTTATGATTTTGATGCATTGATTATTGATGATTCAAATTTAAATCATGACAATTATTCTATACTTGAAAGACTTGAAAGATTTATCTATGTTGGTGATGATAGAAATATCATTCATAGATATGTATGTGGAAAACTAATTGAAGAACCTAATATATAA
- a CDS encoding helix-turn-helix domain-containing protein, whose protein sequence is MSINTVIAKNLNRLRNERNLSLGQLAELSGVSKVMLSQIEKGDSNPTVNTIWKIASGLNVPYTAILEQPQNETFIVSKTDIDVQVSENKDYRLYCYYPNTPTRNFELFQMELEEGHSYTSVGHSEKSQEYIMIIEGQLKLEVNDSIYQLRENDSICFSAESIHTYHNQGEKTLKAVIINYYPV, encoded by the coding sequence ATGAGTATTAATACTGTTATTGCTAAAAATTTAAATAGATTACGTAATGAACGTAACTTAAGTCTAGGTCAACTTGCTGAATTATCTGGCGTAAGTAAAGTAATGCTTTCTCAAATTGAAAAGGGAGACTCAAACCCAACAGTAAACACAATTTGGAAAATTGCAAGTGGACTAAATGTTCCATATACTGCAATACTGGAACAACCTCAAAATGAAACTTTTATTGTATCAAAAACTGATATAGATGTACAAGTTTCAGAAAATAAAGATTATCGTCTTTATTGTTATTATCCCAATACACCAACTAGAAACTTCGAATTATTTCAAATGGAATTAGAAGAAGGTCATAGTTATACATCTGTTGGTCATTCTGAAAAATCACAGGAATATATTATGATTATAGAAGGTCAATTAAAATTAGAAGTAAATGACTCTATTTATCAACTTAGAGAAAATGACTCTATTTGTTTTTCAGCTGAATCAATTCATACATACCATAATCAAGGAGAAAAAACATTGAAAGCAGTAATAATAAATTATTATCCAGTTTAG
- a CDS encoding pyrimidine/purine nucleoside phosphorylase, producing MSEFKNVTAVKKANVYFDGKVSSRVIILPNGERKTLGLMLPGEYTFSTREEEIMEMLAGSMDVKLPGSNEFVTYKEGQKFNVPSDSSFDLKVNEVVDYCCSYIAD from the coding sequence ATGAGTGAATTTAAGAATGTTACTGCAGTAAAGAAGGCAAACGTTTATTTTGATGGTAAGGTAAGTAGCAGAGTAATAATACTGCCTAATGGAGAAAGAAAAACTTTAGGATTAATGTTGCCAGGAGAATACACTTTTTCTACTAGAGAAGAAGAAATAATGGAGATGCTTGCTGGAAGTATGGATGTAAAACTGCCTGGAAGCAATGAGTTTGTAACTTATAAAGAAGGGCAAAAATTTAATGTTCCTAGTGATTCAAGTTTTGACTTAAAGGTTAATGAAGTTGTTGACTACTGTTGCTCATATATAGCTGATTAA
- the gcvPB gene encoding aminomethyl-transferring glycine dehydrogenase subunit GcvPB yields the protein MKEYNSLLIDISKKGRKAYSLPKLDIDDIKIEDMIDPDMARQSELNLPEVGELELVRHYTLLSNKNFGVDTGFYPLGSCTMKYNPKINEDMAALPNFTGMHPYQSSDTAQGSLSLMYDLSRRLAEITGMDEVTLQPSAGSHGEFTGLMIIKAYHENRGDHKRTKVIIPDSAHGTNPASAAMANFDVIQIASDKNGAVDINALKEVLNDEVAALMLTNPSTLGLFEKNIKEIATLVHEAGGLLYYDGANMNAIMGITRPGDMGFDVVHLNLHKTFSTPHGGGGPGAGPVGVKKELVPFLPIPVIERKEDKYVLNYDREKSIGKIKNFYGNFGVLVRAYTYILTMGRDGLKEASEMAVLNANYIKESIKDDYILPIDTLCKHEFVLGGLPRGEANIKTIDIAKRLLDYGYHPPTMYFPLIINEALMIEPTESESIETLDSFIEAMKSVAKEAKEEPELLKTAPHNTLVKRVDDARAVKKPILTWSQR from the coding sequence ATGAAAGAATACAATAGTTTGTTGATAGATATATCTAAAAAAGGTAGGAAAGCATACTCACTTCCAAAGTTAGATATAGATGATATAAAAATAGAAGATATGATTGACCCAGATATGGCAAGACAAAGTGAGTTGAATTTGCCAGAAGTTGGTGAATTAGAATTAGTTAGACATTATACATTATTATCAAATAAAAACTTTGGAGTTGATACAGGTTTTTATCCTTTGGGTTCTTGTACTATGAAATATAATCCTAAAATAAATGAAGATATGGCAGCACTTCCAAACTTTACTGGAATGCATCCATACCAATCTTCGGATACAGCTCAAGGTTCTCTTTCTTTGATGTATGATTTATCAAGAAGACTTGCAGAAATTACAGGTATGGATGAAGTTACACTACAACCTTCAGCAGGTTCTCATGGTGAGTTTACAGGGCTTATGATTATAAAAGCATATCATGAAAATAGAGGTGACCATAAGAGAACCAAAGTGATAATTCCAGATTCTGCACATGGAACAAATCCAGCAAGTGCAGCTATGGCAAACTTTGATGTGATTCAAATAGCATCTGATAAAAATGGAGCTGTAGACATAAATGCATTAAAAGAGGTTTTGAATGATGAAGTAGCAGCTCTTATGCTTACTAATCCAAGTACTCTTGGTTTATTTGAAAAAAATATAAAAGAAATAGCTACTCTTGTACATGAAGCAGGAGGACTTTTGTACTATGATGGTGCAAACATGAACGCTATTATGGGGATAACAAGACCTGGAGATATGGGGTTTGATGTGGTTCATCTTAATCTTCATAAGACTTTTTCAACTCCTCATGGAGGTGGAGGTCCAGGAGCTGGTCCTGTTGGAGTTAAAAAAGAATTAGTACCTTTTTTACCAATACCAGTAATTGAAAGAAAAGAAGATAAGTATGTACTAAATTATGATAGAGAAAAATCTATTGGGAAAATTAAAAATTTCTATGGTAATTTTGGAGTTCTTGTAAGAGCTTACACATATATACTAACTATGGGAAGGGATGGACTTAAAGAGGCTAGTGAAATGGCAGTTTTAAATGCTAATTATATAAAGGAAAGTATAAAAGATGATTATATTTTGCCAATAGATACCTTGTGTAAGCATGAGTTTGTATTAGGTGGATTGCCAAGAGGAGAGGCCAATATAAAAACTATCGATATTGCAAAAAGACTACTAGATTATGGATACCATCCTCCAACAATGTACTTTCCTCTTATTATAAATGAGGCACTTATGATAGAACCTACAGAAAGTGAGAGTATAGAGACATTAGATAGTTTTATAGAAGCTATGAAAAGTGTTGCTAAAGAGGCAAAGGAAGAACCAGAACTATTGAAAACTGCTCCACATAATACTTTGGTCAAAAGAGTAGATGATGCAAGGGCAGTAAAGAAACCTATACTAACATGGTCACAAAGATAA
- a CDS encoding membrane protein, whose protein sequence is MVNWEIKKLAKSKSMFISLGILVLILMISIFIAPVLETESYYIDKEKGRIEDTRSGIDIGNEKFQNKINVLKQFSNQTDTGEFSKKIELMSKKKLDNLSVNEYKDISFWKVFNYRVTNSLINVGMLIIISIIISNIYVDEVVTSVKDIILSSKEKKKALKSKIFVALLVPLVIYSVYLMGIFIITCMQQGVPVNGDLESFRIVDNVVALKTNLSITKYVILNIGIELLMFEGWAMIAIFGSFISKSSISSISFFIFIISITKIMSVIHILPKKLLSVVSNVNYYDLIFGFNKIIGNYLGDIMIFKVNIDIVNIAIGLLMAILIGTMSLCFLVIKSDYISR, encoded by the coding sequence TTGGTAAATTGGGAAATAAAAAAATTGGCTAAATCTAAGAGTATGTTTATATCTCTAGGCATATTAGTGTTAATACTAATGATTAGTATCTTTATTGCGCCTGTTTTAGAAACAGAAAGTTATTATATAGATAAAGAAAAAGGACGTATAGAAGATACGAGAAGTGGTATCGACATAGGTAATGAGAAATTTCAAAATAAGATTAATGTTTTAAAGCAGTTTTCAAATCAAACAGATACAGGTGAATTTTCTAAAAAAATTGAATTAATGTCAAAGAAAAAACTTGATAATCTAAGTGTGAATGAATATAAGGATATTAGTTTTTGGAAAGTATTTAACTATAGAGTTACAAATTCACTTATAAATGTAGGAATGTTAATCATTATATCTATAATTATATCCAATATTTACGTAGATGAAGTCGTTACTTCGGTAAAAGATATCATACTATCATCAAAAGAGAAGAAAAAAGCATTAAAGTCTAAAATATTTGTTGCTTTATTAGTTCCATTAGTAATTTATTCTGTTTATTTAATGGGAATATTTATTATAACTTGTATGCAACAAGGAGTACCTGTTAATGGAGACTTAGAATCTTTTAGAATAGTAGACAATGTAGTTGCATTGAAAACTAATTTAAGTATAACAAAGTATGTAATATTAAATATAGGCATAGAGCTTTTGATGTTTGAAGGATGGGCCATGATAGCCATATTTGGGTCTTTTATAAGTAAGTCTTCAATATCTTCAATAAGTTTTTTTATATTTATTATATCTATAACTAAGATAATGTCGGTAATCCATATATTACCTAAAAAATTACTTTCAGTTGTATCAAATGTAAATTATTATGATTTGATATTTGGTTTTAATAAAATAATAGGAAATTATCTAGGTGATATTATGATATTTAAAGTGAATATAGACATTGTCAATATAGCAATAGGACTTTTGATGGCAATATTGATAGGTACTATGTCATTATGTTTTTTAGTAATAAAATCAGATTATATAAGTAGATAA
- a CDS encoding PLP-dependent cysteine synthase family protein, with product MRVLNNVTEAIGNTHMLHLSKIADEFGVQGNIYAKMEYLNPGFSKKDRVALQMITEAENAGLLVPGQAVVELTSGNTGTGLAIACACKGYKFIACMSKGNSMERARMMKALGAEVVLVDQMPNSVHGQVSGEDLALVEIEAQKIAKERNAFRADQFNLEACNHAHEKYTAEEMWEQLDGNIDVFVDFLGSGSTFAGCSKTLKKHNSSIKCYVVEPETAAIYSGKEITDQGHKIQGGGYSMDLPLVDKKLIDGYIQVTDEEATDVARKLAKLEGVFAGFSSGANVCAAIKLLKSSEKGKNIILTLNDSGLKYLSTDLYEEL from the coding sequence ATGCGTGTACTTAATAATGTTACAGAGGCTATAGGCAATACTCATATGTTACATTTATCCAAAATAGCAGATGAATTTGGAGTTCAAGGTAATATTTATGCAAAGATGGAATACTTAAATCCGGGATTTAGTAAAAAGGACCGTGTAGCATTACAAATGATTACCGAAGCAGAAAATGCAGGTTTATTAGTTCCAGGTCAAGCAGTTGTGGAATTAACAAGTGGTAATACTGGAACAGGACTAGCAATAGCTTGTGCATGTAAAGGATATAAATTTATAGCGTGTATGTCAAAAGGAAATTCTATGGAAAGAGCAAGAATGATGAAAGCTTTAGGTGCTGAAGTAGTTCTTGTAGACCAAATGCCTAATTCAGTTCATGGACAGGTATCTGGTGAAGATTTGGCACTTGTAGAAATTGAGGCTCAAAAAATAGCAAAAGAAAGAAATGCATTTAGAGCAGACCAATTTAATTTAGAAGCTTGTAATCATGCACATGAAAAGTATACAGCAGAAGAAATGTGGGAACAATTGGATGGAAATATTGATGTATTTGTAGATTTTCTTGGAAGTGGTAGTACTTTTGCAGGATGTTCAAAAACACTTAAAAAACATAATTCTTCTATCAAATGTTATGTTGTTGAACCTGAAACAGCAGCAATTTATTCAGGTAAAGAAATAACTGACCAAGGGCATAAAATACAAGGTGGAGGATATTCTATGGATTTGCCATTAGTAGACAAGAAACTTATTGATGGTTATATTCAAGTTACAGACGAGGAGGCAACTGATGTAGCAAGAAAATTAGCTAAATTAGAAGGTGTATTTGCAGGATTTTCTTCAGGGGCAAATGTATGTGCAGCAATTAAGTTGTTAAAGAGCAGTGAAAAAGGAAAAAATATAATTTTAACTCTTAATGATAGTGGTTTAAAATATTTAAGTACTGATTTATATGAAGAATTGTAA
- a CDS encoding HAD-IC family P-type ATPase: MDKVNLERYSCDINVGLNKNQLQSRIDDNLINAFDNGKTKTYKQIFKDNIFTLFNLINIVLVCLLVSVGSFKNTLFIFIAVINTIIGVIQEIRAKRLLDNLSVIVSNKVSVIREKEKKEIDVQELVLDDIMILKTGNQICADSKVLNGKLEVNESLVTGESDIIIKNKGDFLYSGSFVVSGEAFVRVENIGKDNYANKIANDAKISKKHNSQLRNSLNAILKIVGIIIIPLGIILFAKQHFGNGDSIATSVVGTVAAVNGMIPEGLTLLTSIALAVGTIKLASHKTLVQELYCVETLARVDTLCLDKTGTITEGKMQVDDIVMLEEVDINEIMGNICNSLKDDNATLNAIRDKYNVLDTYKAKNLIPFSSERKYSGVTFENKGTYLLGAFEFIFKEKNKKLRIEVERYSKKGNRVIVLAHSDSYMEDNNIPEDIKPLAFILILDKIRDEAKETLEFFYNEGVDIKIISGDNPITVSEVARKAGLKTASNFIDATTLKNDSDIYKAVDKYSVFGRVSPQQKKQMILALKKQNHTVAMTGDGVNDVLALKEADCSIAMASGSDVTKNVSNLVLLDSNFASMPKVVMEGRKVINNIQRASSLFLVKTIFSFFLSLLTLFFFSRQYPFVPIQLSLIGAVTVGIPSFFLALEANKSRISGNFLLNILKNALPGALCVTVNVIIVYNIVEYLGYSSSVFSTMCAILTGVCGLLILRQQCLPFNKERLFLIVSMTIAFVIGILFLGGLFSFVALSRELILITMVLAILMPIMIKVMLFVLDEILETIVPDLN; encoded by the coding sequence ATGGATAAGGTTAATTTAGAAAGGTATAGTTGTGATATAAATGTTGGTTTAAATAAAAATCAACTTCAAAGTAGAATAGATGATAATTTAATTAATGCATTTGATAATGGAAAAACCAAAACATATAAACAAATTTTTAAAGACAATATATTTACACTTTTTAATCTCATAAATATTGTTTTAGTCTGTTTATTAGTTTCAGTTGGTTCTTTTAAAAATACCTTATTTATATTTATTGCTGTAATTAATACTATTATAGGAGTAATACAAGAGATAAGAGCTAAAAGATTATTGGACAATCTATCTGTTATAGTTTCAAATAAGGTATCTGTCATAAGAGAAAAAGAGAAAAAAGAGATTGATGTACAAGAATTAGTATTAGATGATATTATGATTTTAAAAACAGGTAATCAAATTTGTGCAGATTCAAAAGTTTTAAATGGAAAATTAGAGGTAAATGAGTCCTTGGTTACAGGTGAATCTGATATTATTATAAAAAATAAAGGCGATTTTTTATATTCTGGAAGTTTTGTAGTTTCTGGAGAAGCTTTTGTAAGAGTTGAAAATATAGGAAAAGATAACTATGCAAATAAGATAGCTAATGATGCAAAGATTTCTAAAAAACATAATTCTCAACTTAGAAATTCATTAAATGCAATATTAAAAATTGTAGGTATAATAATAATTCCTCTAGGAATTATATTGTTTGCAAAACAACATTTTGGAAATGGAGATTCTATAGCTACATCTGTAGTAGGTACAGTGGCAGCTGTAAATGGTATGATACCAGAGGGATTAACATTACTTACGAGCATTGCTCTAGCTGTAGGAACTATAAAACTTGCTAGTCATAAAACTTTAGTGCAAGAACTGTACTGTGTAGAGACTCTTGCTAGAGTTGATACACTATGTCTTGATAAGACAGGTACAATTACAGAAGGTAAAATGCAAGTTGATGATATAGTAATGTTGGAAGAAGTGGATATTAATGAAATAATGGGGAATATATGTAATTCTCTCAAAGATGATAATGCAACACTAAATGCAATAAGAGATAAGTATAATGTTTTAGATACGTATAAAGCTAAGAATTTAATACCATTTTCTTCAGAAAGAAAATACAGTGGGGTTACCTTTGAAAATAAAGGTACATATTTATTAGGTGCATTTGAGTTTATATTTAAGGAAAAAAATAAAAAACTTAGGATAGAAGTTGAAAGATATTCTAAAAAAGGAAACAGAGTAATAGTTTTAGCTCATAGTGATTCTTATATGGAAGATAATAATATTCCTGAAGATATAAAGCCACTAGCTTTTATATTGATATTGGATAAAATTAGAGATGAAGCTAAGGAAACTTTAGAATTTTTTTACAATGAAGGTGTAGATATAAAAATTATATCTGGTGACAATCCTATAACAGTAAGTGAGGTAGCTAGAAAAGCAGGTCTTAAAACAGCTAGTAATTTTATTGATGCAACAACACTTAAAAATGATAGTGATATATACAAAGCAGTTGATAAATACAGTGTTTTTGGAAGGGTAAGCCCACAACAGAAAAAACAAATGATTTTAGCATTAAAAAAACAAAATCATACAGTAGCTATGACTGGAGATGGTGTAAATGATGTGCTAGCACTTAAAGAAGCGGATTGTAGCATTGCCATGGCATCTGGGAGTGATGTTACTAAGAATGTGTCTAATTTAGTCTTATTAGATTCAAACTTTGCATCAATGCCAAAGGTTGTTATGGAGGGAAGAAAAGTAATTAATAACATTCAAAGAGCATCTTCTTTGTTTTTAGTAAAGACAATTTTTTCATTCTTCTTGTCGTTATTAACATTATTCTTCTTCAGTAGACAGTATCCATTTGTTCCTATACAATTATCACTCATTGGGGCTGTAACAGTGGGTATACCATCATTCTTCTTAGCTCTTGAAGCAAACAAAAGTAGAATTTCAGGAAATTTTTTACTCAATATATTAAAAAATGCTTTACCAGGAGCACTATGTGTGACAGTAAATGTAATTATTGTTTACAATATAGTTGAATATTTAGGTTATAGTTCAAGTGTATTTTCCACAATGTGTGCTATATTAACTGGTGTATGTGGTCTTTTAATATTAAGACAACAATGTTTGCCATTTAATAAAGAAAGATTATTTTTAATAGTAAGTATGACTATTGCATTTGTTATTGGGATTCTATTTTTAGGTGGATTATTCTCATTTGTAGCATTGAGTAGAGAATTAATTCTCATAACTATGGTATTAGCAATATTAATGCCAATTATGATAAAAGTTATGTTATTTGTCTTAGATGAGATATTAGAGACAATTGTTCCAGATTTAAATTAA